One window of Watersipora subatra chromosome 3, tzWatSuba1.1, whole genome shotgun sequence genomic DNA carries:
- the LOC137390238 gene encoding uncharacterized protein: protein MEKSSSAIRYRQHEVIQMLSAVIAVSALIVSVYSQISNQMLQKEVETLKSRVDQLEVTVNQMLPVSFFPIGHDIKKRSVGINLPSNESQLFLDTLLQQMNVTIAHGLLSILQYNSKKLQELEEVLQKNETMPTSLPDEHQLVGAGSSYIRWGKQSCNNSTEEIFTGWVAGQSYTHTGGSSVYTCLPSKPEYQSNMLNSHLSNWIFDTNYDTFYKQRDRNVPCARCYVPTRSTTIMIPATLTCPPSWTKEYDGYLMSGLYYHKRAYDYVCVDKDMETLDCPQTNRNGAIMYFVKASCRDSVHCPPYHSGAELACVVCSK from the exons ATGGAGAAAAGCAGCTCAGCTATACGATACAGGCAACATGAAGTTATCCAGATGTTGAGTGCTGTTATAGCAGTCTCAGCTCTGATTGTATCAGTCTACTCTCAGATAAGTAACCAGATGCTACAGAAGGAAGTAGAGACTTTGAAGAGCAGAGTTGATCAGCTGGAGGTTACTGTGAACCAA ATGCTGCCTGTTTCCTTTTTCCCAATCGGACATGACATAAAGAAACGATCAGTCGGCATCAATCTTCCCAGTAACGAGAGTCAGCTCTTTTTAG ATACACTACTGCAACAGATGAACGTGACTATTGCTCATGGACTCCTTAGCATTTTACAATATAACAGCAAGAAGTTACAAGAATTGGAAGAAGTCTTGCAAAAGAATGAAACAATGCCTACCTCCTTACCTGATG AGCACCAGCTTGTAGGAGCTGGAAGCTCATATATCAGATGGGGGAAACAATCTTGCAACAATTCTACAGAAGAAATATTTACAG GATGGGTTGCAGGCCAGAGTTACACACACACTGGTGGCTCATCTGTCTACACATGCCTGCCATCTAAACCAGAGTACCAGTCCAACATGTTGAATTCACATCTTAGTAACTGGATATTTGACACAAATTATGATACATTCTATAAGCAAAGGGATCGCAATGTGCCCTGCGCCAGATGTTATGTTCCAACAAGATCAACCACTATTATGATTCCTGCTACACTAACCTGTCCACCATCTTGGACTAAG GAGTATGACGGATACCTAATGTCAGGGCTCTACTACCACAAGAGAGCCTATGACTATGTCTGTGTTGACAAAGACATGGAGACCCTGGATTGCCCACAAACTAATCGTAATGGCGCCATCATGTACTTTGTTAAAGCGAGCTGTCGGGATTCTGTTCACTGCCCACCTTACCATAGTGGAGCAGAGCTTGCTTGCGTTGTGTGTTCTAAATGA